CGGTCCGGCGATGACCGCAATCCGGACCCGGGACCTGGTGCACGTCTCCGACCTGCGTACCGAGTCGCGTTGGCCGGCCTGGGTCCGACGGGCGCGAGGACTCGGCGTACGAGACGTGATCTCCGCGCCGGTCGACGTCGACGACCACGTGCTCGGCGCGATCAACCTGTACGCCCGGGAGCCGGGCGGGCTCACCGAACACCGGCAGGTGACCGCGATGCTGCTGGCCGAGCATGCCGGGCTGCTGCTCGCCTCGGTACGGGACCGGGTCAGGCAGCACGCTCTCGTCGGGGAACTGGACCGACACCTCGTCGACGGTGAGCTGGTGGGCCAGGCGATCGCCGTGATCATGACTGAGCGCGGCTGTTCCGCGCCGGAGGCGTTGCAGGTGCTCCGGCGTACCTCGGCGGCTCTGTCGATCCCACTGCGGGAAGTGGCCGACCGGCTGGCCCAGTCGGTCGCCCGGCGTCCGGCGCGTCCGGGCCGGCTCGCCGGGTGATTCTCGCTGATCGTGTCGCAACGGGTCACACGGCGTGTCCGGATGGTGGTTCAGCAGGCTACGGTGCGGGGTAGGGCCTGACGGTAGTCGATGAACCAGCCGGGGAGGGTGTCGTCATGGAGAGCCGTCTGCGTGTGCACGGGCACCCGATCCAGCCGATGCTGGTCACCTTCCCGTTCGGACTCTTCGTCAGCGTCGTGGTGTTCGACCTGACCGATCTCGCCGGTGGACCGGAGTTCCTCGGCGAGGTCGGGTACTGGACCGTGGTGGCGGCGCTGGTGGCCGCTGCCCTCGCCGCAGGGGCGGGCATGATCGACCTGTGGGACGTGCCGGACGGCCGGACCCGGCGTACGGCGGTGACCTTCAACCTGGTCAACACCGCGATGGCGGTGCTGTTCGTCTTCGTCTGCCTGGTCCGCTCCGGCACGCCCGACCGGGGCGTCACCGGAGTCCTGGTCGCCGTGGAGTTGCTGGCCCTGTCGGTCGGCGCGGTCGGGGTGTGGATCGGTGGCACCCT
The Micromonospora pisi DNA segment above includes these coding regions:
- a CDS encoding GAF and ANTAR domain-containing protein, with product MSLEIRAAHPTETLGVLETAALLRELTAGLIASSDFDDALERLVRTSQRAIPGVTWCGVTVLRAGAPAAVVASDPAVGALDDIRHGPDGPAMTAIRTRDLVHVSDLRTESRWPAWVRRARGLGVRDVISAPVDVDDHVLGAINLYAREPGGLTEHRQVTAMLLAEHAGLLLASVRDRVRQHALVGELDRHLVDGELVGQAIAVIMTERGCSAPEALQVLRRTSAALSIPLREVADRLAQSVARRPARPGRLAG
- a CDS encoding DUF2231 domain-containing protein, translated to MESRLRVHGHPIQPMLVTFPFGLFVSVVVFDLTDLAGGPEFLGEVGYWTVVAALVAAALAAGAGMIDLWDVPDGRTRRTAVTFNLVNTAMAVLFVFVCLVRSGTPDRGVTGVLVAVELLALSVGAVGVWIGGTLVRRFDPPRGEAGTLDTLRSGFESAGEPLGQLRRG